TCCAAGCTTGTCTATAACTGCCTCCAAAGTAACAAGAACAGATAGCATAATAGATTCATTGGAAATCGACGGTACAGATGGAGGGGTATCATTAATATATCTCATTCTCTCATCAACACATGAAGTTATTTCACGAGCTTTCTTTATCAGGTTTTTCATTATTCGAGGCAGCTCAGCTAATGCCTGTGGTCCAAGGACATCAACCAAGGCACCAGTTGCTCGAAGGCAGCTCGAAGAGATAGTCAAGTTATGCGAAGTGATGCATTTTGTAACTGATTTAAGACACATGCTAAAGATAGAATGATCAAAAGGAAATCTGCGGGCCAAAACTTCTAGTGCTGAAACTGCTGCCAGTTTTAAGGAAGTACTTGATTCATCAATAGAATCCTCAACTATCCGAATGATCTCCATACACGTTTTGTGAAAAGATTCAACAGCGCTATCATTCATATGGAGCCAATGACCGCTAATGACTGGATTCGAGTACCCTCTATCCTTATGTTTCGATTTAATTCGTCCATCATTTCTCACTACGTCGCATAGAAGCCCAAGAGCCTGCTAGCAAGCAACATACAACATCAATAATGAAGCAATAACACAAATATATAGCATGTAGAAAAGGATATTGTACTACTGGGCAACCTATAGAATATGTCAAACAGAACCCAAAAGAAGTTGGGGTTCTTTAATTTTAATAGGATCAACGGAGAAGTTCTCTCAGGACTGTGTATTCAACTGACACATGGAGGAGTAAGGATACATCGAAGGAATTGAGTGGTACACAAGATTACAAGTTCCCAATTAGGATTCATTGTTATTGAACAAGCATTTTCGTGTTAAAAAGTTAGTCCATAGAATAAGTAATCATTTACCTTTTTAGTCACATTTTGATCTACATCGCCAAGCAAATTGGTGATGCCTCTAAAATATGTAGGATCAATGGAGAAGTTCTCTCAGGACTGTGTATTCAACTGACACATGGAGGAATAAGGATACATCGAAGGAATTGAGTGATACACAAGATTACAAGTTCCCAATTAGGATTTATTGTTATAGAACAAGCATTTTTGTGTTAAAAAGTTAATCCATAGAATAAGTACTCATTTACCTTTTTAGTCACATTTCGATCTACATGGCCAAGCAAATTAGTGATGCCTCTAAAATATGCTGAGGGGATCATGGCTCTTGTAATACTCCTCAAGACAGCATGCATGCACTCCTTCAATTCTCTCCTCATCCCAACAGAAATCACTGCCTGCTTTTTCTTTGCATCAAAAAGTTCTAAAAGAGCTACGGTATGCTCCATTAGGTACCCAAGTGTTATCTGAAAAATAAAGCACCCCTAGAAGTCATTAGATGCATGTCAAACCAACACCCATACattagggaaaaaaacaaatatattatcaGCAAAAGCATTACTGATGACTTAGATGGCACATTGTCCCCAACGCTCAATGTAAGAGACATGACAAATGCAAGACAGGACACTTTGTACAGAATGTAGAAATGGGAGAATAGGCTTAAGGAGCCTAAAAAGATCTATCACAATTATGAATGAACAATATTCTACATGTTAAAGAGTTGGGTATTGTCTTGTAGAACCCACCACAAATAGCAGGAAGCTAGTGTTGCTTCCTTATGAAGGGTAAGTTTACAGTCGTCAACTGCAATTATCTCAAGGGATTCTTAAAACAGTCAAGATTATTACTAATTTACTATGACACAGAATCCCCCAGAAAAAGGTGACACAAGAAAGAGACGACATCCAGTAAACAGGCTCTTAAAATCAGCTGCATATGATGTTCTACATACCTGGATTTTATCCAGGTTTTCACCAGATTCAAGCTTGATTCCCAGTTCTGGGTCCTGCAATTTGTGCAAAACTAATTCCATTGCAAATAGCAAGACCATGAAGAGTTCAGGGCAAGGATTATTGGCTTCTATTTGTTGAAGCAACCTAACAAGGCAGGGCAGCCATATCATGCATGAATACTGCCCACATATTTGCACTGCAAAGGCATACTCCCAATCTTTCAGAGCTGAGGATGTTCCTCTATCTGAAGCACGGATATCATCAAGGCAAATCGATCCTTTTCTCAAAACCAGGGAATGGAAAAGGAGCATGAGCAATGAAGCCAAGCCATTACTTTCTCCCAAAGTCCTGTAAGGAAGAATGTAAGATTGAGAAGCGGCACAAGAACATACAAGAGATATGAGAATCCTAACTTAAAAGTCAATACTACCTTAGAAGGTACACAACAATTGATAGTCTCCTGTGCTCATCAACTTGGGGCAATACATTaacaaaaatctgaaaataGACACAACCAGATTAGAACAATAGTTCCAAATCAACTTCTCAGACACTGCAGAAAAGGTGTGCCAATACATTATCTAAAGAAATACCTGGAGCAATTTGTCTGGATTGCCAGTTTCAGATAGCCAACAAGGAACAACCACTGATATGAAATCCTCGAACACGCGCTGTGAATGGCTATCAATCTATTGATTGATGAATAAAATCAGCACGATTAGCAGACAGctaaaacattaaaatatcatttcaagtgTGAAAGCTAATTTCAGTATCAAAGTCAAATCTAGTACTAAACTCTAAACTACATGCTGAAATTTCgatcttcaaaaaaaataaaaataaacattgAAGTATCATTTCAAGGGTGAAAGCTAATTTCAGTACCAAAGTTAACAGTCAAATCTAGTACTAATTACTAAACTCTGAACTACATGTTGAAACTTcgatcttcaaaaaaaaaaaaatcctttttccaTTCAAATGGAGTACCAAGACATCAAAAATGAAATAACCCAATGCCTTGAACATCGGCAATCCAATACAATACGACTTACAGAAGGTCAAAGCTATACATACCTGTGAGACTGCTGATTGTCCAACAACGGGAAGTATATCGAAAATATGCTCCAATATTTTTTTGGGAATAACCTTGGCAATAGAGGTCAGTACAGAGAATACATGGTTGCGAGTGACTCCAGCTTTAGCAGAATTGGCGCAATCCACTAACAATTTGACGTCAATATCATTTATTATGTCATCCTGTCATGAAACATGTACACAAAAATTTTAAGCTAAATGTGTAAAGAAATTGAATCTAAGACTTGTCATCATCTCCAAAAAGCCCCTTTTCCCAGATTCCAATTACATCAATTAGAGGAATACCTTTAGTGGGAAAGATGTATTGAGAGAACCAACTACGTCTTCCAAAATTATTAACAATGTCTGCTGAATGTAACTTATTGTGCCAAATAAGGTCTGAGAGACACCTGCGGAAGCTTCAATCCACTCCTCATTTTGGGCCAGAGTACCATTTACCCAATCATCCGAAAAAATATTGCGAAGGAGCTTAAACAAAGGACCTAAAAGACGATCCCTGCATATTTATATTAGACTTGGTTAGTCCTAGAAGTTGTTAAATATACAGCACCTGTTACACGAATTAGCAGGGGCATTTATCATTGGCCATGCTTTCACAGATGAAGGTTTGAGAATAAGACACACTCATAGAAGCATACCTGTTTACAATGTCTTTCTTCAGCACCAATATATCAAGGAGAGAGCTAAGACAAGAGAGAGCATTTTCTCCTTTAGGAATCACATCAGAATTCATCCCATACTTATGACGCCTcattgatttcttcttcttcccaggTGTCATATTAATTGTGCAACTTTCCAGTGTGAAGATGAATTCAAGTGACTTGACTActgtggaccaagttatctgcaaaatccaaagaagtgAATATTGGCTTTTCACACTGCCTAAAATACAAGGAAATTTTAACAAGAGAACCTAGCTTCGTAATGATCATATTCAAAAAGAATGTAAAAGACCATAACAAATTAATGCAATACTAGTGTCAAAGAAAAAACTGTTCAAGGCTTGCATAACATCTCCAATCCACTTAAAAGAATATGGAAATGATTTTTAAAAAGTGATTTGGCGAAGCCCAATTTTACAAGTTCAGTCACTAGCATCTAAATTAAAGAAGGATTGAGATTATAACTGCTTGTTTTATAATACACACATTTAAGTTCATAGGGTTGCTGAACTGCAAGTCTATAAATATCTAAAAGTTTAGAATGCAGTCTCCTCATCCTCCATCAGGAACTAGCTATGGACAGCTTTCTCCATTTTGACAATACAAACTCTTAATTCAAGTTCCAACCATCGATTTCTCGTGATCTTAGCTTTTATGCCTCTCCTTCCTTGACCTCCCTCTTTAAGTCTTACGTATGTGAAATAACTGAGGTGATCCCATACAAACTCATAATTCAAGTTTCATCTTCCATGAGGAACTAGATATGGAATCTTTCTCGGTCATAGATTTTCTTTTAATGCTTATTTTACTTCATTACTCCAAGTTAACTGGCCTTGAAGGCTGTACAGCCATCATTTAGAAACAGTTCTATATCGTAAATAAAACCCTTGTTTCTTTGACTGGAATATTGTAAAGCAAATTttttaagaagaaaagaaagtagcTCGAACAATTATAAAACTCAAAAACCACTGTCCCCTCAAATATCGGTCTCTCCCTTCATAAAAATTGGTCTTCCAAGAATCCAAGATTCAGAGACCATGAAGAAACATAATACAAAAGGTCAATCAGTATAAAAAACAATAACTATGTTCAAATACCATCTAACCAGCACAATAGAACTACAAGATAACAATCTACTACTTACATTCCAACGATAGTAAAATGTACAGTATATGATTCTGAAGTTAGTAACAATTCTGTTAGGGGCCTAAGGCCAAACAACAAGAACACATGAGATTTGCATTCATAGACATCCACAAACTTTGCCAAAGAACATGTAGGTCACAGTGACACAGAGATTAATCCAATAGGGAAACAGTCTAACATTCAAATAATGACAGAATTAAGGTATTTAAAATTCTGAGTTTAAGTGACGAATTGATTGAAAAAAAGAtaatttaaagaaaagagaaatcgAAAgaactgaaaaaagaaaagggacaaACATTTAACTGCAGCATGGCCTCTCTGGTTGCATTTTGTATATCACCATTACCGTCACGAAACAAGAGCACAAACTCATGGAAAAACCGCTCCTGAACAGAGAAAAAGGAATATTAGCCAAACATAATGATTCTTGTAGTGGCATTCCATATTGCTGAATACAAAACAGCCAACTTTTAGTCAGCTTACGCAACATTGATTTATCCACTTATAATTTCGCTATGCGAAGCCAAAGGCACCTGGttactaaaataaaaaaaaaatatacatatctACTCACAAGTtcgtaaattttttatttattatcattaaacCTTAACACGTCTAGCTCATACTATATTAGAGTACAGCAAATTTtgaacagcaaaaaaaaatgaaacgtcACCTGCATCTCAGTCGTCAACCCACTGTAAAATTGACCTCTTAGGCTTCGGAGAACAGTAACACAGGGTTTTATTATGGCAAGATCTTCTGAAGAGGTATTATGCACCTGGAAGAATaacaaaaatccaaaacaaagtccCCATGGATTAAGGTAAATCCACAAttactgaaaaataaaaaatcacaagAACATAGATacggtattaaaaaaaaaaaatcatcttacTCGCAAAGCCTTTAAGAGGTACTCTGCATAATCGCGTCCATCAGATGATGATGTGGGAAGAGCACAGATCTAGCACAGGCAGAAGATGGGGTCTTTAAACACCAGAAATATGAGTAGAATGGTACAGAATGCAACTCAAGAACAAAACTATACATTTATACCTCCAGTAGAAGGCACAGAATCTTGACTTCAGTTTTAGACAATTTTTCGGATTGTATATCCTGCTCGAGACAGTATTCATTGCGTCTTTTCAAAAGCAAAGACAACAATAACTCCACATCTTTAATACGTATTATCGCATTGCCCAATCCATTGAGCAGCGATAGTATCATCAGCTGCCAAATTTGTCAATTTTATTAAGGGTCATAGGAATTATATGAAGAAAAAACCCAAGACAAATTCTTGACATGCTCTTTGTAATAGATCTTGCGCATCCAGAGCCCAAGAAATAGGAgagaaaaacaaatcaaacctTGGCAAATGCTGAAAGTTTCAAAGAAGAACCCAAGATGAAAGCAATATTCTTTTCCTTCGTAGATTGATCAAGTCTGAAAACAAGTATTAGGGGGGTTAATAAAAGGTAGCTATTGCTTCAAACATTTTGGCAATCTAGTACGCTGTTTGACAAGGAAAGTTATTGATTCAAGTTATCTACAAGGATGAAACAATGGTGCAAGAATGTGATAAAACTGAGGGTTATTGATATGGGCAAATACCTCTGTCCTAGATTCCGTGGTACTATAATGCTGTTGCAGGATGATCCAAGCAAAGAAGTTAGAAATGAGGGCAGAAAATTTTTGTCTGATAATATAAGTCTTTTCTGCTGAACCATCAAACCCAGAAGTTCGTCAAGAGAATGACTCCAGGTTATATTGTTCCCTGTCATGCAAACAGGCAGAATATAAActttcaaaaaatgaaaatggcgACCAGATTGCAACTCTTAAAATTTAGTCATGAATACCATTCTTCTTGCTTAAAAAATCAACACGAGGACACAGAGCATGTAGCCCTTCAATGCAGCCCATGGCAGCAATCCTTGTATCCTGAAGAAAGAAGAGTGGATAAAGGCTGAAAACGAAGTAGTGTTATAACAAAAAATTGACAGATTCAAAATAAAAGGATATAGGCGGAAGTAACAAGAGAACATGCCTAAAAGCATagataaaatgaaaataattgttTCACTGTCATACTTGACTATTGCTAGATAGCGGAACAAGAAGTGAAGGAAATTCCGCTAGAAGTTGGAACAGCAAACTATCGTCAGATTGAGagcaaacaaaagcaaaacaatgaAGACTCTCAACTTGAGTTGCAACCGCAACATCTGCAAGATGAATGTCCAATATAAGAACATGCAACTGTAAACCAATGTCAGCACAAATAGTAGCAATAAAACTTGACTGGACAAAGAGAACTCAATAAGTACCTTCTTCCGTGAAAAATCCAGAGAGAAAATGGCCAGGCAAGATCTTGCTTTTGGTAACAATGTAGTGAAGGGGCTCCTTGAAAACATGCTTCAATCGAGAAGTCGCAAAAAAGACAAACATATCCCGAAGTTTGCAAACCCACTTGTCATTATCATCCTAAAAGAATATCAATGACAAACCATTTTAGGGTAACCCAATCATTAAATAAATTACCAGCTAATGAATAAGGCAAGAAAATTAGATGAATTAAGGAAAAGAAGATGCATCACATACCAACACTATATCTGAAGGCATCGTTGAAACAAAAGCTTCTAGAAACCTCCAAAGCACACAAATTAAAATGTTTATATTCAATGCCTTTACTTCAGTATCAAATAGCTGGTCAAGGAATCTTCTGCAATCTGCATCTAGCATTTCAGTGTTGAACTGTCCATACAGGGAGAACATAGAGACTCAGGATGCATGAAAACCAcatcaatatacaaacataaATAATGCATAGAAAGTAACCCTTCCAAGTTTTTAGCAAATTAAATGCTCAAGAACTGTCATATGccacataaaataaacaaattctaattaaaaaaacataaatcttTTACTGAATGACAACAAAGACCTAAATCAATAAATCATTAACAAGGAACATGCAACCATGTACCCTTTTGATTTACCAAATAAAGTTCTTTTATAGATAAATAATCATTAGTTCACTAACGTATTGGAATAATTAGCAAACATACATGTATGCGTATTCCAAAACATATATGTTCTTGCATATATCAATGTATAAATTTACATCGCCATACCATCTCTGAATCATCCACCTCCCACCTTCTTTTAGAAGAATGTTTCCATGTCACCGTGTTGACTTTTCATTGATCAAAATCACTTCAATATAGGTAGGCATACATTTCTATGCATTTGTACCATCGAATCATCTCATATAATAGAATCATCCTCACTGTTCAAGGGATGCTTCCAAGTTTCCAATGTCGTAATTTCGACTTATGACAGTTGAACTTTTAGATAATTACTGatccaaactttttttttataattacgGTCTTTACAACCTCAACTTCCTATGTTCCTCTCTCAGTATCTCTTACAACCGCAATGTACGAGCATGATAATCTATTTATCTTTCCCCTATTGTAAAATGTCAGCTTCCTATGTTTTTATCTCGGTATCGTATATTGTAAACTAGTCTTTCTTATTTAGTTATCTTATTATTGTTTCAAGTGTCTAAAGATCACTTTTAGCAatctatccgcaatcctaattGACTATGTAATAAATGCCAAAAGAAGCGTGGATAGATGTATTGAATCCTGTGTGCCCAACTTGGAATGACCGGAGAAGaattcacatagtggattctCATTGATTTATCCCATACCCCATTGTCGCAGACCCCAAATAATTTGGGGATAACGCTAGGACgatgaatgatgatgatataaaCAATTTAAGCAGTGTGCACCACACACACAAGAATGTTGTAATGTATTTGCATAATTCTGTGCATCAACTGAGCCTAAAACTCTAACATAACAGCAGTTGACACTAAATGTTGTCTTTTACCTCAGAAATTGAAAAATCAACTGCAGACTCGACAACTTCCCAATCAGTCTTCAGAACAGGAAAGCAAGCTTCAAAAAATGTAAAAGATTGCCCCCTTCCTATcagaaaatgaaaagcaaaagaagTCAACCTACCATTAACTAAACATAAATATAACCACTTAGTTCACCAAGGAGGCAAGGATAATGTGCCAAGCCCAAACAAGATGTTTATATTTGGATCTCATATTTTAAGAGTCAATGGAGGGAACATACTACTCTTTTGCAATATAAATGACTGCATCAGAACCAAATAAAACAGCGTCTTCGAAGAAGCCAAATCATTGCAACTCTTGATAAACCAAGGCAAATACTCATCAGGGTGCAATAAGAATGTTTCAGCCAAGATGCCAACAGTCTCCATATTGATCGAAGATACCCGTTCAGGTTGTAATTTCTGCAATTTTTCCACATCATAGATTCAAACATATTTAGCTGACATTTGAAAGTCAGATAATCACAATTGGTAAATTAGAATGGACAAGCAATAATATACACAACTAAAATAATACAACACAAACAGGAAAAACACACACGCACAGCAAAGTGGCATCATCGCAACATGTCTATCAAACAGCATGActatccaaagaaaaaaaaaatcatctgatTAATGGCCTACTGAAGAAAACTGCTTTAACAAGGCTTGcctataaaacaaaaaagaaagagaacatATTTAAGCCAACAATTTATTCAAAACTTACAATGCCGAGAAACATGAGTCTTGCTACATGAAACAGTGGTGGGAAAAAGAGGAAGTTTACCATTTCTTCAATAGAGACACCAGTGAGACTCTGGTAAATTGGCCACTCTACTTCCTTGGCTAGTTGCAAAACCTTCATATTAAACCTTTGAGTCTACACATATCaacagaaaatattaaaaaaaaaatcaagaacaagaCAAAGATGCTATCATTTGACCATTCCCGATAAGGGAATGGGAACTACTGAACAGTGAACAAATCAGTATGAGCCAGAAAAGGAGACCTTCGGAAATATTAGGATAAAAGGAAACATAATGGTCGCAAGTTGCTTTGAGTTATTGATCTGATTATGAAAGCATGAGATGGCAATCTTCAGGAATGAATAAGAGACATCACCAGCCACAGAACTGTTATCTAACAAACCTGAAAACAGAGACAGTGAATCAATAGAATTATTGATTGGAAGCAACTCCAGTCATCATCCCAGTGAATTTCTCAAATCACTGGAAAAAAAATgtcccaagttatgtttggacaACTCCAAACACTTTTATTCTAACTTGAGATGTATGCTTAACAACATTCATATTTGACTGGGAAATAGCGTGTGAGGAAGGGGACACAAATATAGGTATATATGTGAACATGAAAACAGACTGATGAGAGGTACTCACTTGACTTTTTCTTATACGAAAATCAGAGAATGCAGGTACTTACTTGACATGCGATAACATCTTTGAAGCACATCATGTAATGCTTCTAGAACATCACTGGACTCTAATATTTTAGAGAATCCTTCAAGAGATAAAGCTGCCTGAACAACAGTTAGATCATCATCGCGAAGCTGGCACAATACGGCATCCCGGATGTTTATGAACCTCTGAATCACAGGGGGGGAGAGTAAACAAAGACAAAATGAGCGTATCAATCATAAACACACAATTTTATTCCGCACTATATACCACCAAACATTAAATACCAGACATAATGGATAACACATCTCCGACTACACCCAAACATACACACAGCCCATCAATGATAGAGCGCAATTGCAAACAAATTTTGTTCAAGTAGCCTCCCATATTAATTCCCCGCTGATGGGCctccacaaaaataaaacacagaCAATAGTGGGAAGAAAGTTGAAAAGGCAACACAGTGCCAATATTGGCTTGGCCAAGGTGAAAAGTACAAcagcaacaaataaaaaaaaaattccaaaatcaGACAACACAAAAAATAGAGGACAAAAGCCTCAAATGATACCTACAATAGCAGATACATATACATTTCAAGAACTATCTTCGCATGAGCACCAAGAGGTTCACAGTTATATATACTTTACACAAACAATCAGCTGGAAACTTCCTTGTTAGACAAGGTGTAAAAGTAGTGTACCCAGGTGTTTCTCACTGATGGTAATCAAAATAGAAACATTACCTGAGAATCAACATCCTTGGATATCAGGAAGCCAGATGCTTTTAGACCAGATAATGTGGCACGCCGAACTTCAGCCTATGTATCATTCAAAAGCGTAAGCAGGCATGAACATTTGTCAGCATGAAACAACTAATACAAGATCTAATTTTTCCGCACAGTTTATACCTTGGGATGGTTCAACACCAACCAGATCTTGGAATCTGGGATCACCGTTGATGAATCCAAGTTCCCGTCTAACATAGTACTAAGAATCTCAAATGTTGCATCACCTTTCGTGGCTTGTACCTTTTCGTCCTAATAGAAAAACACAAGTGATGGCAAAGTCAAAACCAGACTCAGACAGAAATGGGAATGAAACCACAAGAAGGGAAGAAGTCTAATTGGTGAAACACACCTCCAGGAATTTCCAAACTGCTTGGTTAAATTTGGATGGATACTTCTTATTGATAGCAACCAAAATCTTCTTGGCCCAGCTTCCTAATAAGTATTTCAAGGTTTCAGTAAGCAGCATAGCTAACAGCTCAAGAGTGCTCGCAACAACAATAAAGGAATGTTACAAAGTCACATGGAAGCAGGGGCAAGCAAGATTGGATGCTAATATTCCATTATGTCAAAATGGTCCATACTATAATAAAAAAGTCTCCAGGTAAATATACCTGATTCTGGTGGTGTTGAATCGCTTTTCTTCTGTGACAACTTCACACAGGAAGAAAGGACTTTAAAAACCACATGGCCGACAAGATTATTTACAGGAACTGTCTCTATGATTGATAACAAAGCTAGACGACATGAGTCATCAGATGAACTGTGGAGAAAAACTGTCAGTTTGTCCCCAATCAATAAGGGAAGAGACGTGTCCAAAGAAAAGAATGATTAAGTTGGCACCTGTATTCCACCAGAG
This sequence is a window from Tripterygium wilfordii isolate XIE 37 chromosome 8, ASM1340144v1, whole genome shotgun sequence. Protein-coding genes within it:
- the LOC120003841 gene encoding uncharacterized protein At3g06530, which gives rise to MASSIAQQLQAIKPFVQADSAALKRPFTRPSILYDPKEAADIDIGTILNVALSGLEVLISKDERFRNYQQDLFTHNSIDFDRELKGIEENNNTSTRISSYVRLLSGYLQLPASLKTLEYLIRRYKIHVYDAEDLILCAMPYHDTHFFVRIVQLIDTGNSKWKFIDGVKVSGAPPPRSVIVQQCIRDMGVLEALCNYASPTKKFQPSRPVISFCTAVIVEVLGSVTTVNSDDVKKILPFVVSGLQAGAKVGPDHKAGALMIVGLLAKKVELAPKLVKSLIRSIAEIAREDAKESTDLHWFRSSLMALINLVQLQAIDVFPKKALEFLKETREIAGIILGLFKEFNIDGFLTLLLESLVEYSSSDDSCRLALLSIIETVPVNNLVGHVVFKVLSSCVKLSQKKSDSTPPESGSWAKKILVAINKKYPSKFNQAVWKFLEDEKVQATKGDATFEILSTMLDGNLDSSTVIPDSKIWLVLNHPKAEVRRATLSGLKASGFLISKDVDSQRFINIRDAVLCQLRDDDLTVVQAALSLEGFSKILESSDVLEALHDVLQRCYRMSSLLDNSSVAGDVSYSFLKIAISCFHNQINNSKQLATIMFPFILIFPKTQRFNMKVLQLAKEVEWPIYQSLTGVSIEEMKLQPERVSSINMETVGILAETFLLHPDEYLPWFIKSCNDLASSKTLFYLVLMQSFILQKSRRGQSFTFFEACFPVLKTDWEVVESAVDFSISEFNTEMLDADCRRFLDQLFDTEVKALNINILICVLWRFLEAFVSTMPSDIVLDDNDKWVCKLRDMFVFFATSRLKHVFKEPLHYIVTKSKILPGHFLSGFFTEEDVAVATQVESLHCFAFVCSQSDDSLLFQLLAEFPSLLVPLSSNSQDTRIAAMGCIEGLHALCPRVDFLSKKNGNNITWSHSLDELLGLMVQQKRLILSDKNFLPSFLTSLLGSSCNSIIVPRNLGQRLDQSTKEKNIAFILGSSLKLSAFAKLMILSLLNGLGNAIIRIKDVELLLSLLLKRRNEYCLEQDIQSEKLSKTEVKILCLLLEICALPTSSSDGRDYAEYLLKALRVHNTSSEDLAIIKPCVTVLRSLRGQFYSGLTTEMQERFFHEFVLLFRDGNGDIQNATREAMLQLNITWSTVVKSLEFIFTLESCTINMTPGKKKKSMRRHKYGMNSDVIPKGENALSCLSSLLDILVLKKDIVNRDRLLGPLFKLLRNIFSDDWVNGTLAQNEEWIEASAGVSQTLFGTISYIQQTLLIILEDVVGSLNTSFPLKDDIINDIDVKLLVDCANSAKAGVTRNHVFSVLTSIAKVIPKKILEHIFDILPVVGQSAVSQIDSHSQRVFEDFISVVVPCWLSETGNPDKLLQIFVNVLPQVDEHRRLSIVVYLLRTLGESNGLASLLMLLFHSLVLRKGSICLDDIRASDRGTSSALKDWEYAFAVQICGQYSCMIWLPCLVRLLQQIEANNPCPELFMVLLFAMELVLHKLQDPELGIKLESGENLDKIQITLGYLMEHTVALLELFDAKKKQAVISVGMRRELKECMHAVLRSITRAMIPSAYFRGITNLLGHVDRNVTKKALGLLCDVVRNDGRIKSKHKDRGYSNPVISGHWLHMNDSAVESFHKTCMEIIRIVEDSIDESSTSLKLAAVSALEVLARRFPFDHSIFSMCLKSVTKCITSHNLTISSSCLRATGALVDVLGPQALAELPRIMKNLIKKAREITSCVDERMRYINDTPPSVPSISNESIMLSVLVTLEAVIDKLGGFLSPYLEDVIDLLVLSPEYTSGPDSKLKLKADTLRKILTDKITARLALPPLFKIQSRAVESGDSSMTIAFEMLASLVCKMDRSSVAGYHGKIFALCLQALDLRRQQPVSIQNINIVEKSVVNAMISLTMKLTENMFKPLFIRSIEWAESDAEEMAYSGITNIDRAISFFGLVNKLAENHRSLFVPYFKYLLEGCARYLTDAGDVKATGLTRKKKKAKVQGAGVNVNEENNVLAIKKWHLRALILSSLHKCFLYETDKLKFLDSANFQVLLKPIVSQLDTEPPASLEEFPDIPSVKEVDDLLVVCIGQMAVTAKSDLLWKSLNHEVLMQTRSDQVRTRILGLRIVRYLLDNLKEEYSGLLPETFPFIGELLEDAELTVKSLAQDFVKEVELTGVDDIREYL